A region of Salvia splendens isolate huo1 chromosome 17, SspV2, whole genome shotgun sequence DNA encodes the following proteins:
- the LOC121774404 gene encoding uncharacterized protein LOC121774404 yields MAFKDLYSQTDHKTVKPRLQKQEELLFQHQPQLMPKKRSSNWSEPRTVMARHTQVAKLPYSINQEEIRALLKYAGARGGLIKDFAGSQILTKLPQDDVKFKYSDVCKAAFPFLKDRLMSFSIIRGPDWNHSFEVICETSNCALGEILSQKFQGKSYVVLYASKTFGQAQMNYDMTEKEMLSVVFAFEKYRQHLRGSKVVVYTNHAAIKYLSSKRRSKPHLIRWLLLLQEFEWEAVDRRRCENIEASHLRQILQKENTEAIPDKFPERHMHLIKSKFEGQRICQERRIDQSKQRSWEQLAPKRAKFAGRTNSLEESKLP; encoded by the coding sequence ATGGCTTTCAAGGACTTGTACAGCCAGACAGATCACAAAACAGTCAAACCACGATTGCAGAAACAGGAAGAACTACTCTTCCAACACCAACCCCAGCTGATGCCCAAGAAGCGAAGTTCAAACTGGTCGGAACCTCGAACAGTCATGGCAAGGCACACTCAGGTGGCAAAACTTCCGTACTCTATTAACCAGGAGGAGATCAGAGCCTTGTTAAAGTACGCTGGAGCCCGTGGAGGACTCATCAAGGATTTCGCCGGATCCCAGATCCTGACGAAGCTTCCCCAGGATGACGTAAAGTTTAAATATTCTGATGTCTGCAAGGCCGCGTTCCCATTTTTGAAAGATCGATTGATGAGTTTTTCTATAATACGCGGCCCTGACTGGAATCACTCCTTTGAGGTGATATGTGAGACTAGTAACTGTGCTTTGGGAGAAATATTAAGTCAGAAATTCCAGGGGAAAAGTTATGTTGTCCTCTATGCATCAAAAACCTTTGGTCAGGCGCAAATGAACTATGATATGACCGAAAAAGAGATGCTATCAGTAGTCTTCGCATTTGAGAAGTACAGACAGCACCTACGAGGTTCCAAAGTGGTGGTGTATACAAACCAtgcggccatcaaatacctATCGTCGAAGAGGAGATCAAAACCGCATTTGATAAGATGGTtactccttctacaggagtttgagTGGGAAGCAGTTGATAGGAGAAGATGTGAAAACATAGAGGCGAGTCACCTACGCCAAATTCTGCAAAAAGAAAATACGGAAGCCATTCCAGACAAGTTCCCTGAAAGGCACATGCATCTGATCAAGTCGAAGTTTGAAGGACAGCGGATCTGCCAGGAAAGGAGGATTGATCAAAGCAAACAGAGAAGCTGGGAGCAACTTGCGCCTAAAAGGGCAAAGTTCGCAGGAAGGACCAACAGTCTGGAGGAAAGCAAGTTACCCTGA